In Microbulbifer elongatus, the DNA window ACCGCCTGCGGGTCGAAGCTGCCCGTGAAGTGGGCGGCCGCGAGCTGGTTGAAATTCCCCTCACCTGGCCGCTGGAAGAATCCGAACTGCCGTTGTCGGCAGCCGGGAATGAAGAACTGGGCCGGGTGCGTATCGCGCTCGCGTCTGCCAGCGACAATTGATCATTCTGTAAAGGACACACTCATGAAAAAGAATTTCACAAGCGTTCTGGTTGCCGGCCTGATGGCCGCCGGTGTGGCAATGCAGGCGGAAGCCCACCGGGCATGGATTCTGCCGAGCAGTACGGTACTGTCGGGTGACGATCCCTATGTCACCTTTGACGCCGCTGTCTCCAATACCATTTTCTTTCCGGATCACGTGGCGATGGGGGTGGACGCGGTCACAGTAGCGGCGCCCAACGGTAAAACTCTGTCACTGGAGAATGCGTCCAGAGGTAAATATCGCTCTACCTTCGACCTGCAGCTGACGGAAGAGGGCACCTACAAAGTCGGTCTCGCTTCCTCCGGTTTGCGCGCTTTCTGGAAAGACGCAGAGGGCAAACGCAAAATGTGGCCGCGACGGGGCCAGCAGGCGAATGACGCGGAGTTTGAAACCGCCGTACCCAAGGACGCCAAAGACCTCCGCGTCACCCAGAGCTCCCGTCGGGTTGAAACCTTCGTCACTGCGGGTGCCCCTACCAGTGATGTGCTCAAGCCCGAGGGGGTTGGCCTGGAACTGGTGCCGGTCACCCACCCCAATGACCTTTATGCAGGTGAAGCGGCCAGTTTCAAACTGCTGATTGACGGCGAACCGGCGAAAGGCGCAGAAGTGGTGCTGATCCCCGGCGGCACCCGCTACCGCGACAGCCAGAACGAAATCAGTGCCCAGGCTGACGCTGAAGGCAAGTTCAGTGTCACTTGGCCGAGTGCGGGGCAGTACTTTATGGAAGCGGAATATGAGGATGGCAAAGCCCGCGCACCGGCGACCGTGCGTCGCGGTTCCTACTCTGCAACCTTCGAAGTGCTGCCCCTTTAACCGGGCCGCGAGCGGAGCGGACTTGTGACCGAGAATCAACGTATCGCGCTTGCTCTGGGTTGTATTCTGCTCTGGTTGCTGTGGGTGGTCGATCTGTACCTGCAGTATCGTCGCACCCTACGCAGTGCAGATCGTCTGCAGCTGTCACAGGTGGAAGACAGCGTTCTTATCGCGTATGCCAGTCAAAGCGGTACCGCCGCCACACTGGCACGGCAGAGCGCTGATCACCTCGGCGCATCGCAGCCGGTTACCCTGCTGCCCCTCAGTCAGGTTTCTTCCGATACCCTGCGAACAGTGCGCAAGGCGCTGTTCGTTGTCGCGACCTACGGCGAAGGCGAACCGCCGGATAACGGCCAACGCTTCGCCAGGAAGTTTCTGGGCCATAGCAGCGGCGCCAGTGGTGAAGTTGCGACCCTGGACCTTTCGCACCTTTCCTATTCCGTGGTTGCCCTGGGTGACAGCACCTACGAGCGCTTTTGCGCCTTCGGGCAGCGCCTGTTTGATGGCATGGCCGCGTTGGGGGCCCGCGCCCTGAACCCTCTGCATAAAGTAGACCGGGCCCAGGGTGATACCGGCGCGCTGGCCAGTGTCATGCCCGCCTGGTTTCGCGCTTCCCCGGCGATGACGCATGACCGGGCGCCGCCGGCCAAACAACCGGTGATCTGGTGGCGACTGGCGGAGCGCGGTCTTCTGAATACCGGGAGCCCCGGTGCCCCCCTGTTTGAACTCACTCTGCGAGCGGTCAGCGACTGGCCCAGATGGCGCGCTGGTGATGTGTTTGAGTTGCAGCCCCGTCAGCCTCGCGCCGTGGTGGCAGACTGGCTCGCGCGACATCAGCTGGATGCGAACGAGTGGGTGGTGGTGGGCGGGCGCGGTCAGACCCTGCAGGCCTGGCTGCGCGAGCGTAGGTTGCCAGGTGGCAGATTCAGCCGGGAAAAACTCTTGTGTGGCGACTTTTCCGAATTTCCGCTTCTGCCGATGCGCGAATACTCGGTGGCTTCCTGTTCCGCGGAAAAAGCCCTCAAGCTGATCGTTCGCCAACAGGCGGACTCCCATGGGAATCTGGGCCTCGGGTCGGGATGGCTGACGGAGTTCTGTGAAGTGGGGGAATTGTTTGGTGGCCGCTTGCGGGAAAATTCGCACTGCCACACGCCGGACCACAGCCGCTCGTTACTGATGGTTGGGGCCGGCAGTGGACTGGCCGGGTTGCGCGCGCAACTGGCGGAGCGGGCAGCCGAAGCCTCTGTGCAGGGTGGTGCCGGCCCTGTTTGGCTGGTTTATGGTGAGCGCCGTGCCGAATCGGACCGCCCACTGGCACGGGAAGTCGAGACCTGGCAACAGCTGGGCATCATATCTCGCTGCGACCGGGTGTTTTCCCGCGGGGCATCGGATCAACCCGGGTATGTGCAGGATGTTCTCGCCGCGCATGCGCAGGACCTGTGTCGTTTCCTCGCTCGCGGGGCGGATATATACGTCTGTGGTAATCGCGATGGAATGGGGCAAGGGGTGGACCGCGTTCTACGGCAACAGCTTGGAGATCGCGAAGTGACATCGCTGCTCGAGAATGGTCGGTATCGCCGGGACCTGTACTGAATACGGCTTTTCCAGTAGGGTCATGTGCATTCAAAACGAAGGAGTGGGGTATGTGTGACGAGCTGAACAGTAACGATGCGGAAGCCTATTTCCTGCAGCATGGCCTGGGTAAAGGGGTAAGTCGCCGGGGATTCGGCCGCATGGGGGTCGGCGCTGGCCTGTTGGCGATGCTGCCCTGGTCCGCGTCTGCCACCAGCGAAGCCAACCTTGTGGAAAGCCGGGTGATGGTGCCCACACCCGATGGTGAGGCCGATTGCTACTTCGTACACCCGGCGAAAGGTCGTCACCCCGCGGTCGTGCTATGGCCGGATA includes these proteins:
- a CDS encoding DUF4198 domain-containing protein produces the protein MKKNFTSVLVAGLMAAGVAMQAEAHRAWILPSSTVLSGDDPYVTFDAAVSNTIFFPDHVAMGVDAVTVAAPNGKTLSLENASRGKYRSTFDLQLTEEGTYKVGLASSGLRAFWKDAEGKRKMWPRRGQQANDAEFETAVPKDAKDLRVTQSSRRVETFVTAGAPTSDVLKPEGVGLELVPVTHPNDLYAGEAASFKLLIDGEPAKGAEVVLIPGGTRYRDSQNEISAQADAEGKFSVTWPSAGQYFMEAEYEDGKARAPATVRRGSYSATFEVLPL
- a CDS encoding NADPH cytochrome P450 oxidoreductase family protein, which codes for MTENQRIALALGCILLWLLWVVDLYLQYRRTLRSADRLQLSQVEDSVLIAYASQSGTAATLARQSADHLGASQPVTLLPLSQVSSDTLRTVRKALFVVATYGEGEPPDNGQRFARKFLGHSSGASGEVATLDLSHLSYSVVALGDSTYERFCAFGQRLFDGMAALGARALNPLHKVDRAQGDTGALASVMPAWFRASPAMTHDRAPPAKQPVIWWRLAERGLLNTGSPGAPLFELTLRAVSDWPRWRAGDVFELQPRQPRAVVADWLARHQLDANEWVVVGGRGQTLQAWLRERRLPGGRFSREKLLCGDFSEFPLLPMREYSVASCSAEKALKLIVRQQADSHGNLGLGSGWLTEFCEVGELFGGRLRENSHCHTPDHSRSLLMVGAGSGLAGLRAQLAERAAEASVQGGAGPVWLVYGERRAESDRPLAREVETWQQLGIISRCDRVFSRGASDQPGYVQDVLAAHAQDLCRFLARGADIYVCGNRDGMGQGVDRVLRQQLGDREVTSLLENGRYRRDLY